The following proteins come from a genomic window of Clupea harengus unplaced genomic scaffold, Ch_v2.0.2, whole genome shotgun sequence:
- the LOC122129990 gene encoding chromosome partition protein Smc-like gives MKKSNQLVQMEKIKQKLEEKNKDMEKTKQQLEEKTKRQLEDKNKEMEKTTQQLEEKNKEMEKTKQQLEDKNKETEKTKQQLEERNKLLQERETDLENMTKREKEREGLLENMTSEVETSTRQLESLEKELQDRNSQLQDLRTQLQEQGRELEERDRQLEENKDEKITLLTESRKRLEERNKEMEKTKQQLEDKNKEMEKT, from the exons ATGAAGAAAAGCAATCAACTGGTGCAGATGGAGAAGATAAAACAAAAACttgaggagaagaataaagatatggagaagacaaaacaacaactagaggaaaagacaaaacgacaactagaggacaagaacaaagagatggagaagacaacacaacaactagaggagaagaacaaagagatggaaaagacaaaacaacaactagaagacaagaataaagagacagagaagacaaaacaacaactagaggagaggaataaactcctccaggagagagagacagatctagAGAACATGACTaaacgagagaaggagagagagggactactgGAGAACATGACCAGTGAGGTGGAGACCAGTACAAGACAACTGGAGTCACTGGAAAAGGAACTGCAGGACAGGAACAGTCAACTACAGGACCTGAGAACCCAACTACAAGAACAAGgcagggagctggaggagagagacagacagctggaggagaacaaGGATGAAAAGATTACACTTTTgacagagagcaggaagagactG gaggagaggaataaggagatggagaagacaaaacaacaactagaggacaagaacaaagagatggagaagaca